One genomic segment of Dromaius novaehollandiae isolate bDroNov1 chromosome 12, bDroNov1.hap1, whole genome shotgun sequence includes these proteins:
- the OMD gene encoding osteomodulin produces MGILSQLAIIHLLLWAAMVVCQHEDYDFGDEYDEEPDHEHPYYFNFHPSTQHEVPHFPIPAQCARECFCPPTFPLSMYCDHRKLTTIPNIPIHIQQLYLQNNDIEAVLAGPFTNATILREINLSYNKIKFHMIDHGVFAKLSNLVQLHLQHNELEEFPFPLPRSLERLLLGFNKISRISRHALEGLPNITMLDLCNNFLDDSALKGKQFSILKNLMQINLCNNRLQTMPPDLPPSLMYLSLENNSISYIPENYFSRLPKIIALRMSHNNLQNIPHNAFNLPNLLELNLGHNKLKQVFYIPRSLQHLYIEDNDIEIINVTLMCPSIDPMNTNQLTYVRVDQNKLTAPISTYAFFCFPHIRTIYYGEQNGNVNKSTQLRTPVFRRFLTPEEYDETEDDHETSDHETEEDHETEDNYFHANFQ; encoded by the exons GATTCTGAGTCAGCTAGCAATCATACACCTGCTGCTCTGGGCTGCTATGGTCGTTTGTCAACATGAAGACTATGATTTTGGGGACGAATACGATGAAGAGCCAGATCACGAACAtccatattattttaattttcatccaAGTACACAACATGAAGTTCCCCATTTTCCTATTCCGGCGCAGTGTGCCAGAGAATGTTTTTGCCCACCAACTTTTCCATTATCAATGTACTGCGATCATCGTAAACTTACAACGATACCAAATATCCCCATTCACATCCAACAACTCTATCTGCAAAACAATGATATTGAAGCTGTGCTTGCAGGACCATTTACTAATGCCACCATCTTAAGAGAAATTAACCTGAGCTACAACAAAATTAAATTTCACATGATTGACCATGGTGTTTTTGCCAAACTTTCAAACTTAGTACAGCTTCATTTACAGCATAATGAGTTAGAAGAATTTCCATTCCCACTCCCCAGATCTCTAGAGCGACTCCTCCTTGGTTTCAACAAGATTTCTCGGATATCTCGGCACGCGCTGGAAGGATTACCTAACATAACCATGCTTGATCTCTGCAATAACTTTCTTGATGACTCAGCactcaaaggaaaacaattttcaaTCCTGAAAAATTTAATGCAGATCAACTTATGCAACAACAGATTACAGACCATGCCTCCTGATCTACCACCATCACTTATGTACCTCTCTCttgaaaataattctatttcttaTATTCCAGAAAACTATTTCAGTAGACTTCCAAAAATCATTGCTTTGAGAATGTCACACAATAACCTGCAGAACATTCCACACAACGCCTTTAACCTGCCTAACCTTTTAGAGCTTAATCTGGGACACAACAAATTGAAACAAGTATTCTATATTCCAAGAAGTTTGCAGCATTTGTATATCGAAGACAATGACATTGAAA TCATAAATGTTACTTTGATGTGTCCATCTATTGATCCAATGAACACCAATCAATTAACTTACGTGCGGGTGGACCAAAATAAGCTTACAGCTCCAATAAGCACATATGCATTCTTTTGCTTCCCTCACATACGAACCATTTATTATGGTGAACAGAATGGTAACGTTAACAAGTCGACCCAGCTAAGAACACCAGTGTTCCGCCGATTTTTAACACCAGAAGAATATGATGAAACAGAAGATGATCATGAAACAAGTGATCATGAAACTGAAGAAGATCACGAAACTGAAGACAATTACTTTCATGCTAACTTTCAATGA